The genomic window TTTTTGGCCTTTGGGCAGGTGCTGGCGTTGTCGTTCTTTATTCTTTCAATCCTACTATTTTAGCGCATTCTCATTATGTAACTACAGACATCGCCATAGCAACCGCAATTTTCATCTCTTTTTATTTTTTCATTCAATTTCTTCGTAAACCAAATGCAAAAAATATTTTCTTCTTTGGAATCATTTTTGGAATAACTCAGCTTGTAAAATTTTCGGCTTTTATTCTTTATCCTTTCTTCACCTTTATCACTATCCTTTATGTAATCTCTCTTTGTAATACTTCCAAAACAATTCTTCTTTTCTTTCAAGATTTGAAAAAAAATATCATCTATTATGGAACAAGAATCTTCATAGTATTTTTAATTTCTCTTCTTCCTATAGGACTTATCTATGGAATATTTACCTGGAATATGCCCATAGAAAAAATTGTAGATCTTACCCACACGCAACTTCCCGACAATGGAATTCCTGGATTTTTCAAAATAATTATTTTCTTTCTCGCAGATATCCCCCTTCTTTCAATTTTTTGTGAATACCTCCTCGGACTTGCGATGGTCTTCGTTCGCGTTACTGGGGGGAATACTCATTATTTTTTGGGAATTGTTTCCAATAGTGCCAATCCGGCATACTTTCCCGTTGTCTATTTATTAAAAGAAACTCTTCCTATTCTAGGACTTCTTCTTTTTGGTACCTTTTCACAACTTTTCATCGCAATAAAAAATAGATCTTCTTTTTCTCTTCATTCTTTTCTTTCTTATTTTCGATCAAATATCGAAGTGATCTCTATGGGATTATTTGTTTCCTTTTATTCATATCTCAGTATAACGGGGAATCTTACTATTGGATTACGTCATCTTTTTCCCATACTTCCCTTTCTCTATATATTCGCCATAGCAACCCTCCTTTTTATACAAAAAACCTTTTTTGTTCAAAAACGAAAATCGAAATATTTTTTGATTTTTCTTACTCTTTTGTTTTCATGGGTTGTTCTTATACCCATCATTCATTATCCGAGCTATCTTTCTTATTACAATGAGCTTATTGGCGGACCAAAAAATGGATATCTCTATGTAACAGATTCTAATTATGATTGGGGACAAGATCTTCGTAATCTTAAAATTTGGATCGATACCTATAATATTTGTTCTCAGATGAGCTGTGTTCAAAGTTCCTCTATGAATACTTGTCCCTCCAAATGTAAAGCTCTTACATCCTCCTTCCCAACACCCAAAAAGGAGATTGAACATCTCTATGTTGATTATTTTGGAGGATCTGATCCTAATTATTGGCTTAAAGAAAAAGCTATTCCTTGGCATGCTAACAACGCTCCCAAGCCAGGATGGTATGCCATCTCAACAATGTTTCTTATCGAAAGTATGTACAAAATCAATCCCTCGGGAACCTTTGATTATAAATGGCTAAAAGACATCACTCCCGTAGGAAGAGCCGGTGATTCAATCTTTATCTATTACATAGAAGAAAAAGATCTCAAAAAATAAATCTCTTAATAAAAAAGTTTATTGTTCTTTTTTTTCGGATTGATCTTCCTTTTTATCAGATTCTAAAAGTTCATTTTTTTCGTCTTCTTTTGTGGCATAATAAATTTTTTTAGGAACTCTTATATCTACCCAACGAATAGAATTCTGTTTTTCTTGAGGAAGTACTCGGACAAGAAAGGTTCTTATCATAGTCACCGCTTCTTCTAAAGAAGTATCGGTTCGCATTTTGATATCCCATCCATCTTGCGTCCGGAGCGTCACTTCATCAGCAAATGGTGAAGGTATGCGTATAATTTCAGCTATTTCCATATAGAGATTTTCTCGGAATATTTTCGGTAATTCTGCGATAAAGCGAATGGTTTCTTGTTTTAAAACAATTTCCCCATCACTGGGAACATGTCCATTCATATTCACAATGAAAACTTTTTGAGTTTCTTTGTGTATTTCTTCAGCAAAATTCGTTTTCATTAAAACTTTTCCGAAATCATCAACGATAAAACATTCCGTATCGGTAAAAAGTAAATCTCCTATACTATCAAATTCATCAACATCTGATTTTTTATCTTCCTTATTTTCTTCACAAGGTTCTTCATCTTCATCACAAACCATTTCCTTTTCTTTATTTTTATCATTT from Candidatus Moraniibacteriota bacterium includes these protein-coding regions:
- a CDS encoding glycosyltransferase family 39 protein, which codes for MSSKAPFFIAIFSLIFLFVASLSVSWKESTTMDEQAHIPASYSYVKYLDMRLNPEHPPLIKIFAGIPLLFLDVTFPLHSADWETGLNAQWTIGKAFLHGNNAHLITFLSRIPILLIAILLGIFLFFWTKKLFGLWAGAGVVVLYSFNPTILAHSHYVTTDIAIATAIFISFYFFIQFLRKPNAKNIFFFGIIFGITQLVKFSAFILYPFFTFITILYVISLCNTSKTILLFFQDLKKNIIYYGTRIFIVFLISLLPIGLIYGIFTWNMPIEKIVDLTHTQLPDNGIPGFFKIIIFFLADIPLLSIFCEYLLGLAMVFVRVTGGNTHYFLGIVSNSANPAYFPVVYLLKETLPILGLLLFGTFSQLFIAIKNRSSFSLHSFLSYFRSNIEVISMGLFVSFYSYLSITGNLTIGLRHLFPILPFLYIFAIATLLFIQKTFFVQKRKSKYFLIFLTLLFSWVVLIPIIHYPSYLSYYNELIGGPKNGYLYVTDSNYDWGQDLRNLKIWIDTYNICSQMSCVQSSSMNTCPSKCKALTSSFPTPKKEIEHLYVDYFGGSDPNYWLKEKAIPWHANNAPKPGWYAISTMFLIESMYKINPSGTFDYKWLKDITPVGRAGDSIFIYYIEEKDLKK